TAGAGGGCTGATTGGAAGTGTATGTGAGAGTTGGTAATCCTATCTAGGCTAAGAGAAGTGCTAAGACGCGCATTTGCCAAAAATAGCCCAACTATGGCTAAAAATATCGCAGCATATATAAGCCCAAATGCTTTTTTTGTATTACTTGATTTGATTTTTGTAGATTTTTTTGAGTTTGCGGGAGACGTGGCTTTTGCAGGTTTTGCGGGGTTTGTGTTGTTTGTAGTATTTGTGTGATTTGAAAATCTGCTTTTTGTGAGTGCGGATTTTGCAAAAGACTTGGAAAAAGACTTGATAAGAGGTTTTGCAAGGTTTGCTAGTTTGGTAGGATTTCGCATTACAATCTTGTATTTTTTGGAGATGAAGTTTGGTTTTTATCTGTGTAGGGGGGTTGGATTGTGGAGAGAAATCCCGCTTTTGAAATGCAGGATTGTTTGGCTTGGCTTGTGGCGTAGCATAGTGAGATACTAAAGCCACTTTGCCCTTGAGGAGTGATAGAAAATTTAAAAACATTGTGCAATATCGGGCTATTGTCCAAAAGTAGCGTGTGAGAGTCTAGCCAAATGGTGTGATTATCTAGCTTTAGCCTATCGTGGCTAAAATCTATGCTAGATTGCTTTTCAAGGAGATTTCGCACGATGTCAATGGCGTTGCTAGCTTCTAATCCTTTTAGGTGCTGGGTGGATTTGGCAAGGTTTTGTCGCTGAAAGTGCAAACTAGCTTGCATAAGAGCGATAATGATAAGAGATAAAATAGTCATAGCAAGCACAAAATCAAGCAGGATAAAGGCATTTTTTGCATTTCTTTGAAGTGCTTTGGTGTGTTTATGTCGTTTTTGCATTAGATTTTTTGGTGGATTTGTATTTTTGTGTGGTTTTTGTGGGTGGAAATTATGATGATTTTGTGGCTTATTGCTCACAGTTTTGTGGCTTAAAAAGTTTAAAAGCGGATTTTTCAAACATTTTTCCCTCACAAAATTCGCCATTTGTGCCAATGATTTTGTGGGATTTGGGCGAGAGCTGGGACTCTAACTCTGCTATGATTTTTTCTTCTTGTTGTTGTATTTGCTCTAGATTTTGTGTGATATTTTGGGCTTCTTGGCTTTGTGCCCTTGTGTGATAAAATCTAGCCAAAATCCCAAATGCCACGCCCAAAATCAGCACCGCAAAGACAACTTCTAGCAGGGCAAATGCTCTGTGTGTGCTACTATTTTTACACGCTTTTTTGTATTGGCTTTTGCTTGGCTTATGACTTTTAAGCGATTTTGTCGCGTCTGTTTTGTGTGGATTTTTCATTTTGTTATTATTGCAAAGTTCCACTATCTGTATTTGTGCTTTGATTTGGCAGGGCAAAAAACTCTTTTTCAAGCACGACTATATCGCTTTTTGTGTTTTTGTCATCACTTTGGTTTATTTGCAAAGACACTATCCAGCGTCCCTCTAGCTCAAGCATAAAAAACGGGCTAGCATAGATTGCTTCTTTGTTAGAATCTTTGGATTGTGTGTTCTCTTGCAAAACTAGCTCGCCAATAGGGATTTGCTCTCCTTTTTTGGGTGGCTTGATAGATGAGTAGGAGCTATCTTTGGGATTGTAGATGAAAATCTCTTGGGCTTCTAGATTGCCTATTTTTTGGATAAATGCTTGGAGGCGTAGATTTTGAGGTTTGTTAGATTTATTAAGGACGCGCAAAAAAATCGTATTTAGGGATTTTGTATGCAAAGCGGGGGAGGTGTTTTGAGTGGCTTTGTCTCGGTGTGGTGGGCGCATATAGGGTGAGTATGGGCGCAGTGCCTCATCATTTGTGGGCGTAGCATTTGCATTGATAAAAAAATCAAAATCATTCTGCAAGGCTTTGGTAGACTCTAGCAAGTCATTTATCGCCGAATCCATATCATCGTGCTTGATAAAAAAGGGCACATCATCGACAACGGGGTGCTTCACAGAAATGCGGATAGAAATGCTAATAAGCACTACGCCTAGCAAAATCACTAGCAAAATGCCGTAGGGCCAAAAATTGCGCTTGGGCTTTGTTGCTTGCATAGAATCTGCACTAGGCAAATCACTATGCAAATCACTAGATAAATTGTTTTTATCTAAATCTTGGCTTGAATATTGCGTAGAATGCTTGTTATTTGTGCTAATCGGTGTTTTTGGCATAAATTAGTCCTTAAAGATTCTAGCTTTTGCTTCTTTTTGGCAGATACGCAAACGCAAAAAGCCCCAAAAGAATAAAAAGCATAACATACAATATAAACTTCACATAATTCCTCACACCCTCTTCATCGCGCGGGAAGTTGTTTTCTAGCGTGAAGTGATATGTATCGGCAATTCTATCAGCAATTTCTGCATAGCCGTTTAATATCACACCAGAAATGCGGTTTGGCGTCAAATCCTCCTCTTTGTGCGGCAAAAGCGGTGCCATATAGTCAAAGTATATAGAATCTAGTTTTTTGGGGCTAAGAAATTCTTTTTTTGCTTCTGTTGTGTTTGTAGTGTCTTGTGTAGGTTTTTGGTTGGTGGATTTTGGGCTAGCTATGTAGTGCAAATCTTGGCTTGAGAGAATCTCTATCTTGTGTTCTTGGACAAAAAGAAAAATGATGACAAAAGGTGCGTTTAGCTTGCTTATGACTTGATTTTGGTAGATTTTGCGACTTTGCTTTGTGGGGTAGCAGGAGGGAAATGATACTTCATCAATAACATCGACAAAGAGTTTTATCCCACTTTTTGTAAAGATTTCGCTTGCAAGAGCGGAGATAAATTCTTTAGATTTAGGCACGATGATATTTTTTGTATTGCCAAAAATATAGGTGGATTGGGGCGAGATAGAGTGAGGGAATACAAAATCACTATTTGCGTCTTTTTCTTTAGCAGAGGTTGTGTAATCAATGCCTTTAGAATCCATAGATTTTGTAGAATCTGCTTCAGGGTTACTAGGAAAGCAGGTGGGGGATTTATGATTTTGGTGGGATTTAGAATCTGTGGAATCCGCAAATGATAAACTTACCACACAAAAAAACACAAAAAATAAAAAAAACTTTTTTGAGAATCTATGATTGGGGTTGAGAGAGAATAAGCCGTGTAAAATCTGCTTGCATTGTCGAATGCCTTTGTGATGATTTTTACAAGGGCTTTGGGCTATAGCATAGCCTGCATATTTGGCATCTGCCATACCCAAAGTCGATTTGTGCGAAGAGTCATCAATCAAGTAGCAAGCAAGAGCGCACGACATTTACACAATATTGCAGAGCTACACGAGGTGCAAGAATCCATCAGGGATAAACACAATAGCTATTGAAGCCAAAGCCAAGATGACTATCATAAGTCCTAGTAGTTTTTCTAGCGTTGTTAGCATTTTGCCTCCTTATTTTGCATCTTCAAAGTGGTCTTTGTTATCCACACTTTGCGCTTCGATATGTGCGCTATCTTTGATGATGTAGTAGTTTGTAGAGTTTTCGCTTTGGATACTCGCTGCTAGCATACCAAACCCGATTGCTAGCACCACTACAAGCACGACCGCCACAAGAAAACCAAAAAGTCCATTGATACCAAACAAACCATTCATAGTCTCTCCTTAGTCTCGCACTTTGAGCGAGTTGATATATGCAGCAAGTGCTTGGATTTGAATGTCATTGAAGTTTGCATAGCTAAAAGATGGCATTTTGCCTATAAAGCCCTTTTTGCCATCGGTCAAAATATGCTTCACAAACTTGTAATCGCCATATTCTGTCAAATCCGCAGCAAAGCCCTCAATTTCAGAGCCATTGCCCTTGCCGTCTTCACCGTGGCAAGTTACACAAATCATATCAAATACAGCTTTTCCCGCCTCTACATCAGCTTGAGAATACTTAGTAGACTGCGCAGGGGAAAAAGTCTGCATCACATAGGCAGCTACTTGTCGCTTTTCTGTCTCATCTTCTAGCAAGCCCGGTGTCATCTCGCCACCAGCGTAGTTTAGTCCTTTGCTACCCTCTGTGATGACTTTGATGATACCCTCTTCTTTGCCCCAAGAGCGCAAATCCTGTGCTTTGCCATCCATTCCTTCAGCATTGATTCCGTGGCATTGGGAGCATTGCACCAAGAAAAGCCCCTCACCCATAGCGATTTTTTCGCTTTGGCTTAGTCCCTTCCATTTTTGCTCAAACACCTCGTTATTTCTGCTGACTTCCTCGTTGTATTGCCCGATTTGGGAGAATTGCCCTA
This genomic stretch from Helicobacter macacae MIT 99-5501 harbors:
- a CDS encoding type II secretion system protein encodes the protein MKNPHKTDATKSLKSHKPSKSQYKKACKNSSTHRAFALLEVVFAVLILGVAFGILARFYHTRAQSQEAQNITQNLEQIQQQEEKIIAELESQLSPKSHKIIGTNGEFCEGKMFEKSAFKLFKPQNCEQ
- a CDS encoding DUF4006 family protein; the encoded protein is MNGLFGINGLFGFLVAVVLVVVLAIGFGMLAASIQSENSTNYYIIKDSAHIEAQSVDNKDHFEDAK
- the ccoP gene encoding cytochrome-c oxidase, cbb3-type subunit III, with the translated sequence MNWSNDDVIKITLLGAVVILLITIYVVGFYFKKMKDAKADGELTEHYWDGIGEFKNDIPVGWVLIFMGLIVWGLWYIFVGYPLGQFSQIGQYNEEVSRNNEVFEQKWKGLSQSEKIAMGEGLFLVQCSQCHGINAEGMDGKAQDLRSWGKEEGIIKVITEGSKGLNYAGGEMTPGLLEDETEKRQVAAYVMQTFSPAQSTKYSQADVEAGKAVFDMICVTCHGEDGKGNGSEIEGFAADLTEYGDYKFVKHILTDGKKGFIGKMPSFSYANFNDIQIQALAAYINSLKVRD